One segment of Prionailurus bengalensis isolate Pbe53 chromosome E3, Fcat_Pben_1.1_paternal_pri, whole genome shotgun sequence DNA contains the following:
- the ZNF174 gene encoding zinc finger protein 174 isoform X2 codes for MAAKMEITLSSQSHIQASSKPERHIITKLEEKRGPALQKDRPDPELSRQSFRRFCYQEVSGPQEALARLQQLCRQWLQPELHTKEQILELLVLEQFLNILPSEIQARVRHRCPMSCREIVTLVEDFQRAAKRPKQWVAVCMQGQKVLLEKTGSQLGEQELPDFQLQTPRRFPRESALEEPSQAGSPDQLSSHHWEKSTLLQEPSPRLAGTELLTVKTDPHMATDEHPGKPWLSFIT; via the exons ATGGCGGCTAAGATGGAGATAACTTTGAGCTCGCAGTCCCACATTCAGGCCTCCTCCAAGCCAGAGAGACACATAATAACAAAGCTGGAAGAGAAACGGGGACCCGCTCTGCAAAAGGACCGCCCCGATCCCGAGCTCTCCCGCCAGAGCTTCCGACGGTTTTGTTACCAAGAGGTGTCTGGACCCCAAGAGGCACTCGCCCGGCTGCAGCAGCTCTGCCGTCAGTGGCTGCAGCCCGAGCTGCACACCAAAGAGCAGATATTGGAGCTGCTGGTGCTGGAGCAGTTCCTGAACATCCTGCCCTCGGAGATTCAGGCTCGCGTCAGGCATCGATGTCCAATGAGCTGCAGGGAGATTGTGACCCTGGTGGAAGATTTTCAAAGAGCAGCCAAGAGACCAAAGCAGTGG GTGGCCGTGTGTATGCAGGGGCAGAAGGTGCTCTTGGAGAAAACTGGATCTCAGCTTGGAGAACAGGAACTACCAGACTTTCAACTGCAAACTCCTAGGAGGTTTCCCCGGGAGAGTGCTCTGGAGGAGCCTTCCCAGGCGGGATCTCCAGACCAGCTGAGCTCTCATCATTGGGAAAAATCCACACTCCTCCAGGAACCAAGCCCCAGATTGGCTGGTACAG aGCTTCTTACAGTGAAGACAGATCCACATATGGCCACTGATGAACATCCAGGCAAACCTTGGCTGAGTTTCATCACTTAA